Proteins from a genomic interval of Rosa chinensis cultivar Old Blush chromosome 2, RchiOBHm-V2, whole genome shotgun sequence:
- the LOC112188620 gene encoding uncharacterized protein LOC112188620 has translation MTQIEIEEVNSCESLPLLSLNHVSLLCRSVWDSMRFYEEVLGFVLIKRPSSFNFNGAWLYNYGIGIHLIESPAMEDFELRPINPKDNHISFQCTDVGLVKRKLQEMGMRYVTAVVEDDGIKVDQVFFHDPDGYMIELCNCENIPIIPVSSCAFKPRGSSFSKAPTSCGFMETLMMESLSLDMMNFSF, from the exons ATGACGCAGATTGAGATCGAGGAAGTTAACAGCTGTGAGTCACTGCCTTTGCTGTCACTCAATCATGTGTCTTTGTTATGCAGATCAGTGTGGGACTCTATGAGGTTCTATGAAGAAGTGTTGGGCTTTGTTCTCATCAAACGCCCCTCTTCTTTCAACTTCAATGGAGCTTG GTTGTATAACTATGGGATTGGGATACACTTGATCGAAAGTCCAGCTATGGAGGACTTTGAACTCCGACCAATCAATCCTAAGGACAACCACATCTCCTTCCAA TGCACTGATGTTGGACTTGTTAAGAGGAAGCTGCAAGAGATGGGGATGAGGTATGTTACTGCAGTGGTAGAGGACGATGGGATCAAGGTCGACCAGGTGTTCTTCCATGACCCAGATGGGTACATGATCGAGCTCTGCAACTGTGAGAACATCCCCATCATTCCTGTCTCTTCTTGTGCCTTCAAGCCCAGAGGTAGCAGCTTCAGTAAGGCACCAACTTCGTGCGGTTTCATGGAGACACTGATGATGGAAAGCTTGAGCCTGGACATGATGAACTTCTCATTCTAA
- the LOC112188619 gene encoding pentatricopeptide repeat-containing protein At1g09820 → MLKLLSSSSSCLHARAHIQQHPQINIIKLCSTISISENPSSLSFNLPLVSDLIAKQHWSELKTHLKDSTFITVLHQLIDSGADPELTLRYFNWAQKGQNVPRNIEITCRLLQSLSNAKKYPKMRAFLDEFVRRNEKHSVSSIFHMLSMSSNHFCANSIIVDMLVLAYVKNSKTNSGFEAFQRAGDYGFRLSKLSCNALLSALVKENEIGYVEFVYKEMFRRRIEADLYSFNIVINGLCKVGKLNKAKDVVDDMKAWGVAPNVVTYNTIIGGYCKLGGLGRMHKADAILKEMVANNICPSVITFNILIDGFCKDENVAAAFKVFEEMRRQGLKPNLVTYNSLINGLCCDGKLEEACGLRDKMLGLGLKPEIATYNALINGFCKKKMLKEARELFDNISERGLVTNVITFNSLLDAYCKNEMKEEAYELHNMMIERGVLPNTSTFNCLIHGSLRQGNIETARKFLQQMEAEGLKADCITYDILINALCKDGEPRKAERLLNEMFTKGLSPRHVTYNTLMDGYCREGNLKAALNLKTRMEKEGKRANIATYNVLIKGYCMQDKLVDANVLLNEMLEKGLIPNRTTYEIVKVEMMDKGFVPDIDGHLHNISSS, encoded by the coding sequence ATGCTAAagctcctctcctcctcctcatcatgCCTCCACGCTCGAGCCCACATTCAGCAGCACCCCCAAATCAACATAATCAAACTCTGTTCCACAATCTCCATCTCCGAAAATCCAAGCTCACTGTCCTTCAATCTTCCATTAGTTTCAGACCTCATAGCAAAGCAACACTGGTCAGAGCTCAAAACCCATCTCAAAGACTCAACCTTTATCACAGTTCTTCACCAACTGATCGATTCTGGAGCTGACCCAGAGCTCACACTCAGGTACTTCAATTGGGCCCAGAAGGGTCAAAATGTTCCACGCAATATTGAAATCACTTGTAGACTATTACAGTCACTTTCAAATGCAAAGAAGTACCCAAAGATGAGAGCTTTCTTAGATGAGTTTGTTAGAAGGAATGAGAAGCATTCagtttcttcaatttttcaCATGCTTTCAATGTCTAGCAATCACTTTTGTGCTAATTCCATTATAGTTGATATGCTGGTGTTGGCTTATGTTAAGAATTCGAAGACCAATTCGGGTTTTGAGGCGTTTCAGAGAGCTGGTGATTATGGGTTTAGGCTGTCAAAACTGTCTTGTAATGCTTTGTTGAGTGCTTTGGTGAAGGAAAATGAAATTGGGTATGTTGAGTTTGTGTACAAGGAGATGTTTAGGAGGAGGATAGAGGCGGATTTGTATAGTTTCAATATTGTGATTAATGGGTTGTGTAAAGTTGGGAAATTGAACAAGGCAAAGGATGTTGTGGATGATATGAAGGCTTGGGGGGTTGCACCGAATGTGGTTACTTATAATACTATCATTGGCGGGTATTGCAAATTGGGTGGGTTGGGGAGAATGCATAAGGCTGATGCCATATTAAAGGAGATGGTGGCGAACAATATTTGTCCGAGTGTGATCACGTTCAATATTTTGATTGATGGGTTCTGTAAAGATGAGAATGTAGCAGCTGCGTTTAAGGTGTTTGAGGAAATGAGGAGGCAGGGCTTGAAACCTAATTTGGTTACTTATAATTCACTGATTAATGGGTTATGCTGTGATGGGAAGCTTGAGGAGGCTTGTGGATTGCGGGACAAAATGCTTGGATTGGGTTTGAAGCCAGAGATAGCAACCTACAATGCACTTATAAATGGGTTTTGCAAGAAGAAGATGCTGAAGGAAGCTAGAGAGCTGTTTGATAACATTTCTGAGCGAGGCTTGGTAACCAATGTTATAACATTTAATTCACTACTTGATGCTTATTGTAAGAATGAGATGAAGGAGGAAGCATATGAATTGCATAACATGATGATAGAGAGAGGGGTTTTACCAAACACGTCAACATTTAACTGCTTGATTCATGGTTCTCTTAGACAGGGAAACATAGAAACAGCCAGGAAATTCTTACAACAAATGGAGGCTGAGGGCTTGAAAGCTGATTGCATAACATATGATATACTGATAAATGCATTATGTAAAGATGGGGAGCCAAGAAAGGCAGAAAGACTCCTGAATGAGATGTTCACAAAGGGTTTGAGCCCAAGGCACGTGACATACAATACTTTGATGGATGGCTACTGCAGGgaaggaaacctgaaggcagcTTTGAACTTGAAGACTCGGATGGAGAAAGAAGGGAAACGAGCAAATATAGCAACATACAATGTGCTGATCAAGGGATATTGTATGCAGGACAAGCTTGTAGATGCGAATGTACTTCTAAATGAAATGTTGGAGAAAGGTTTGATCCCAAATCgaactacttatgaaatagttAAAGTGGAAATGATGGACAAAGGTTTTGTTCCTGATATAGATGGACACCTGCATAATATCTCTAGCTCTTAA
- the LOC112187553 gene encoding B-box zinc finger protein 19, giving the protein MRTLCDACESAAAIVFCAADEAALCRACDEKVHLCNKLASRHVRVGLATPSAVPRCDICENAPAFFYCEIDGSSLCLQCDMVVHVGGKRTHGRYLVLRQRVEFPGDKPSSNGEDPASQPPIDQGETRRVQHQQPRMTIGENHQNHRASPIRLADANDDGHVKMDNKLIDLNMKPNRMHGQASNKEDQ; this is encoded by the exons ATGCGAACACTTTGTGACGCTTGTGAAAGCGCAGCCGCGATCGTTTTCTGTGCTGCCGACGAAGCTGCTCTTTGCCGTGCCTGTGATGAAAAA GTGCATTTGTGCAATAAGCTTGCTAGCCGACATGTCCGGGTTGGTCTGGCAACTCCCAGTGCAGTTCCCCGCTGTGATATTTGTGAAAATGCACCCG CTTTCTTCTATTGCGAGATAGATGGGAGTTCCCTTTGTTTGCAATGTGATATGGTTGTTCATGTTGGAGGTAAAAGAACACACGGAAGATATCTGGTACTGAGACAAAGAGTTGAG TTTCCAGGGGATAAACCTAGTAGTAACGGTGAAGACCCAGCATCCCAACCCCCCATTGACCAAGGTGAGACCAGAAGAGTACAACATCAGCAACCAAGAATGACAATTGGAGAGAACCATCAAAATCACAGGGCATCTCCTATTCGTCTAGCAGATGCTAATGATGATGGGCATGTAAAGATGGATAATAAGTTAATTGATTTGAACATGAAGCCTAATCGGATGCATGGACAAGCTTCAAATAAAGAG GACCAATAG